In the Henningerozyma blattae CBS 6284 chromosome 8, complete genome genome, one interval contains:
- the TES1 gene encoding palmitoyl-CoA hydrolase (similar to Saccharomyces cerevisiae TES1 (YJR019C); ancestral locus Anc_5.133) — protein sequence MNLQKILQLVPITKTSFVSKLPSAAPVAGRVTFGGTLLAQSLWAALKTHSGMVPVSLQTYFISGGDPNLCTEYSVTTLRKGGSHIHAQISATQKSKLVATSVVLLAKEASYDKTHSLAKTILPDKSQFQKAHQLVPLHPDISGIVASKLVTNFKSGPLDYQFPPSMFTGVHPKGISPKELQYYVKVRDSSEEDETAFKYVALTYFSDSYCLLTLPWFKNRLLYSHKFSTSLDHTIHYYAVPKINEDILLKIRLIESDAQNRHMLRADYFDSNGEQIASISQQGLVVFPEIKDSKL from the coding sequence ATGAACTTACAAAAGATACTTCAATTAGTTCCCATTACTAAGACATCATTTGTCTCGAAACTTCCCTCAGCCGCCCCAGTTGCTGGCAGAGTTACTTTTGGAGGCACCCTACTGGCTCAAAGCTTATGGGCTGCTTTGAAAACACATTCAGGAATGGTTCCAGTGTCTTTGCAAACATATTTCATTTCTGGGGGAGATCCCAACTTATGCACAGAATATTCTGTCACTACTCTAAGAAAAGGTGGAAGTCACATTCATGCGCAAATATCTGCTACCCAGAAGTCAAAGCTAGTTGCCACTTCAGTCGTGTTGTTGGCGAAAGAGGCTTCATATGACAAAACTCATTCTCTAGCAAAGACAATATTACCAGATAAGTCTCAGTTCCAAAAGGCCCACCAACTGGTTCCACTACATCCTGATATTTCCGGTATAGTGGCTAGTAAATTGgttacaaattttaaatcagGCCCCTTAGACTACCAATTCCCACCTTCCATGTTCACTGGTGTTCATCCAAAGGGTATTTCTCCCAAGGAATTGCAGTATTATGTGAAAGTAAGAGATTCctctgaagaagatgaaactGCATTTAAATACGTTGCATTAACATATTTCAGTGATTCATATTGTCTCTTAACCTTGCCTTGGTTCAAGAACAGACTACTATATTCTCACAAGTTTAGTACATCGCTGGATCATACTATTCATTACTATGCTGTGCCAAAGATAAATGAGGACATTCTTTTAAAGATAAGATTGATAGAATCTGATGCTCAAAATAGACACATGCTCAGAGCAGACTATTTTGATTCAAATGGTGAGCAGATTGCAAGCATAAGCCAGCAAGGACTAGTAGTATTTCCAGAGATCAAAGACTCAAAACTATAG
- the ILV3 gene encoding dihydroxy-acid dehydratase ILV3 (similar to Saccharomyces cerevisiae ILV3 (YJR016C); ancestral locus Anc_5.138), translating into MLRNHRAFSTAARLAKDAKALNQFSKVVTQGKDQAASQAMLYATGFKSNDMNKPQVGVGSCWWSGNPCNMHLLDLNNRCAESVNKADLKAMQFNSIGVSDGISMGTKGMRYSLQSREIIADSFETIMMAQHYDANISIPACDKNMPGVMMAMARHNRPSIVIYGGSILPGHPTCGSNNIPKDIDIVSAFQSYGQYISKQLNETERQDVVEHACPGPGACGGMYTANTMGSAAEVLGLTLPNSSSSPAVSQAKMDECDNIGQAIKKTLELNLLPRDILTKQAFENAITYAIATGGSTNSVLHLIAIAHSAGIKITPDDFQRISDKTPLLGDFKPSGKYVMADLVNVGGTQAVIKFLYENGFLYGDALTVTGETLAERAKKAKGLPEGQDIIRSIDNPIKSNGHLQILYGSLAPGGSVGKITGKEGTIFKGRARVFEDEESFIHAIERGEIKKGEKTAVIIRYEGPKGGPGMPEMLKPSSTLMGYGLGKDCALLTDGRFSGGSHGFLIGHIVPEAAEGGPIGLVKDGDEIIIDSENNKIDLLVSEDEMALRKSEWTPPPPRYTRGTLSKYSKLVSDASHGCVTDN; encoded by the coding sequence atgttaCGCAATCATAGAGCTTTCTCTACCGCAGCCCGTTTAGCCAAAGATGCTAAGGCTCTTAACcaattttcaaaagtaGTCACTCAGGGGAAAGATCAAGCCGCTTCTCAAGCTATGTTATATGCCACTGGGtttaaatcaaatgatATGAATAAACCACAAGTCGGTGTTGGTTCCTGTTGGTGGTCTGGTAATCCTTGCAATATGCATTTATtggatttaaataatagatgTGCAGAATCAGTTAATAAAGCCGATTTAAAGGCAATGCAATTCAATTCGATTGGTGTTTCTGATGGTATTTCCATGGGTACCAAAGGTATGAGATACTCCTTACAATCTCGTGAAATCATTGCCGATTCCTTTGAAACTATCATGATGGCTCAACATTATGATGCAAACATTTCTATTCCAGCTTGTGATAAGAACATGCCCGGTGTCATGATGGCAATGGCCCGTCATAATAGACCTTCCATTGTTATTTATGGTGGTTCAATCTTACCAGGTCATCCAACTTGTggttcaaataatattccaaaagatattgatattgtATCAGCCTTCCAATCTTACGgtcaatatatttcaaaacaattaaatgaaactGAAAGACAGGATGTGGTAGAACACGCTTGCCCTGGCCCAGGTGCATGTGGTGGTATGTATACTGCTAACACAATGGGTTCAGCTGCTGAAGTCTTGGGTCTAACTTTGCCAAActcttcatcatcaccaGCTGTTTCACAAGCTAAGATGGATGAATGTGATAACATTGGTCAGGCTATTAAGAAAACATTGGAATTAAATCTCTTACCTCGTGATATCTTAACTAAACAAGCTTTTGAAAACGCAATTACTTATGCCATTGCTACTGGTGGGTCCACTAATAGTGTTTTACATTTAATTGCTATTGCCCATTCTGCCGGTATTAAAATCACACCAGATGATTTCCAAAGAATCAGTGATAAGACTCCATTATTAGGTGATTTCAAACCATCTGGAAAATATGTAATGGCTGATTTAGTTAATGTTGGTGGTACTCAAGCagttattaaattcttataTGAGAATGGATTCCTATATGGTGATGCTTTAACTGTTACCGGTGAAACATTAGCAGAAAGAGCAAAAAAGGCTAAGGGTTTACCAGAAGGTCAAGATATCATTAGATCAATTGATAACCCAATCAAATCGAATGGTCatttacaaattttatatGGTTCTTTAGCACCAGGTGGTTCAGTTGGTAAAATTACTGGTAAGGAAGGTACTATCTTCAAAGGTCGTGCAAGAGtttttgaagatgaagaatcaTTTATTCATGCAATCGAAAGAGGTGAAATCAAAAAAGGTGAAAAGACAGcagttattattagatacGAAGGTCCAAAGGGTGGCCCTGGTATGCCTGAAATGTTAAAGCCTTCATCTACTTTAATGGGCTATGGTTTAGGTAAAGATTGTGCCTTATTAACTGATGGTAGATTCTCTGGCGGTTCTCATGGTTTCTTAATCGGTCATATTGTACCAGAAGCTGCTGAAGGTGGCCCAATCGGTTTGGTTAAGGATGGTGATGAAATCATTATTGATTCAGAAAACAATAAGATCGATTTGTTAGTTTCCGAAGATGAAATGGCTCTACGTAAATCTGAATGGACTCCTCCTCCACCACGTTATACTAGAGGTACCTTATCTAAGTACTCTAAATTAGTTTCCGATGCCTCCCATGGTTGTGTCACTGACaattaa
- the CIR1 gene encoding Cir1p (similar to Saccharomyces cerevisiae YGR207C; ancestral locus Anc_5.126), with protein sequence MLRILVPIKRVLDPQLLPRINAAKKGFEFSKNDKFSINPFDDIAVEESLLLRTKYKDLIESIQVVAIGSMENNKDILRNSIAKGVDKAILVPTKESAGDDISILNECKILEKVIEKTNSNLVLMGKQDIDKDSGIKGGILGGLLNWPLASNAAKVTPSDNGKIVVERETDNGQSTVEMSLPGIITTDLRLNVPRYVSLSKLMKAKKKPIDSLEVALSDEHTDNGKIEILQVEEAIHERKCEKVKDVDELLSKLSETISSTKAAA encoded by the coding sequence ATGTTACGTATATTAGTTCCTATCAAAAGAGTGTTAGACCCTCAATTACTCCCACGTATTAATGCTGCTAAAAAGGGATTtgaattttccaaaaatgataaatttagTATTAATCCATTCGATGATATAGCCGTTGaagaatcattattattacgcACTAAATACAAGGATTTGATTGAATCGATCCAAGTTGTTGCTATTGGGTCTATGGAAAATAACAAAGATATCTTAAGAAACTCTATTGCAAAAGGTGTTGATAAAGCAATTTTGGTTCCCACCAAGGAATCAGCAGGTGACGATATTAGTATATTGAATGAATGTAAGATTCTTGAGAAAGTTATTGAAAAGACGAACAGCAATTTAGTCTTAATGGGGAAGCAAGATATCGATAAAGACAGTGGTATCAAAGGTGGTATTTTAGGTGGTTTATTGAATTGGCCATTAGCAAGTAACGCCGCTAAGGTTACACCAAGTGATAATGGTAAAATTGTGGTAGAAAGAGAAACAGATAATGGCCAATCTACAGTAGAAATGTCTTTACCAGGGATTATAACTACCGATCTAAGATTGAATGTTCCACGTTACGTAAGTCTTTCCAAATTAATGAAAGCAAAGAAGAAGCCAATCGATAGTCTTGAAGTTGCTTTATCTGATGAACATACTGATAACggtaaaattgaaattttacaaGTTGAAGAAGCTATCCATGAGCGTAAATGCGAAAAAGTTAAAGATGTAGATGAATTGCTAAGTAAATTGAGTGAAACCATTAGTTCCACCAAAGCAGCAGCCTAA
- the LSM8 gene encoding U4/U6-U5 snRNP complex subunit LSM8 (similar to Saccharomyces cerevisiae LSM8 (YJR022W); ancestral locus Anc_5.130) has protein sequence MSLLKDLLEQPVLVLTVEGDSICGSLDGFDKAGNVMVSNTHGLRVIRSSEVVFVASYDGDIKEFAHIKDTKNKIQDEYLIWEKVWSMKLQKLQLEKN, from the coding sequence ATGTCTCTGCTGAAAGATCTGCTAGAACAACCCGTGTTGGTGCTTACTGTCGAGGGTGACTCGATTTGTGGGAGCCTAGACGGGTTTGATAAAGCAGGCAATGTGATGGTCTCAAATACCCATGGATTAAGAGTGATCAGATCCAGTGAGGTTGTATTTGTGGCATCTTATGATGGGGATATTAAGGAGTTTGCACATATCAAGGACACTAAAAATAAGATACAGGATGAGTATTTGATTTGGGAGAAAGTTTGGAGCATGAAACTGcaaaaattacaattggaaaaaaattaa